A stretch of Ursus arctos isolate Adak ecotype North America unplaced genomic scaffold, UrsArc2.0 scaffold_4, whole genome shotgun sequence DNA encodes these proteins:
- the FAM131A gene encoding protein FAM131A isoform X3: protein MLPKSRRALTIQEIAALARSSLHGISQVVKDHVTKPTAMAQGRVAHLIEWKGWSKPSDSPAALESAFSSYSDLSEGEQEARFAAGVAEQFAIAEAKLRAWSSVDGEDSTDESYDEDFAGGTDSDMAGQLPLGPHLQDLFTGHRFSRPVRQGSVEPESDCSQTVSPETLCSSLCSLEDGLLGSPARLASQLLGDELLLAKLPPSRESAFRSLGPLEAQDSLYNSPLMESCLSPAEEEPAPRKDCQPLCPPPVGSWERQRQASDVASSGVVSLDEDEAEPEEQ, encoded by the exons ATGCTGCCCAAGTCCCGGAGAGCCCTAACTATCCAGGAGATTGCTGCGCTGGCCAGATCCTCCCTGCATG GTATTTCTCAGGTGGTGAAGGACCACGTGACTAAGCCCACTGCCATGGCCCAGGGCCGAGTGGCTCACCTCATTGAGTGGAAGGGCTGGAGCAAGCCAAGTGACTCGCCTGCTGCCCTGGAGTCAGCCTTTTCCTCCTATTCGGACCTCAGCGAGGGTGAACAAGAGGCTCGCTTTGCAGCAG GAGTAGCCGAGCAGTTTGCCATTGCAGAAGCCAAGCTCCGGGCATGGTCTTCAGTGGATGGTGAGGACTCCACCGATGAATCCTATGATGAGGACTTTGCTGGAGGAACTGACTCAG ATATGGCCGGGCAGCTGCCCCTGGGGCCCCACCTCCAGGACCTCTTCACTGGCCACCGATTCTCCAGGCCTGTGCGCCAGGGCTCTGTGGAGCCTGAGAGCGACTGCTCGCAGACCGTGTCCCCAGAGACCCTGTGCTCCAGTCTGTGCAGCCTGGAGGACGGGTTGCTGGGCTCCCCAGCCCGCCTGGCCTCCCAGCTGCTGGGCGATGAGCTGCTCCTCGCCAAACTGCCCCCCAGCCGGGAAAGTGCCTTCCGTAGCCTGGGCCCGTTGGAGGCCCAGGACTCGCTCTACAACTCGCCCCTCATGGAGTCCTGCCTTTCCCCCGCCGAGGAGGAGCCAGCCCCCCGCAAGGACTGCCAGCCTCTCTGCCCACCGCCAGTGGGCAGCTGGGAACGGCAGCGGCAAGCCTCTGATGTAGCTTCTTCTGGGGTGGTGTCCTTAGACGAGGATGAGGCAGAGCCGGAGGAACAGTGA
- the FAM131A gene encoding protein FAM131A isoform X2, whose translation MGCIGSRSPAGQVASDPAWAVEWIELPRGLSLSSLGSARTLRGWSRSSRPSSVDSQDLPEVNVGDTVAMLPKSRRALTIQEIAALARSSLHGISQVVKDHVTKPTAMAQGRVAHLIEWKGWSKPSDSPAALESAFSSYSDLSEGEQEARFAAGVAEQFAIAEAKLRAWSSVDGEDSTDESYDEDFAGGTDSDMAGQLPLGPHLQDLFTGHRFSRPVRQGSVEPESDCSQTVSPETLCSSLCSLEDGLLGSPARLASQLLGDELLLAKLPPSRESAFRSLGPLEAQDSLYNSPLMESCLSPAEEEPAPRKDCQPLCPPPVGSWERQRQASDVASSGVVSLDEDEAEPEEQ comes from the exons ATGGGCTGTATCGGCTCTCGGAGTCCGGCGGGTCAGG TGGCCTCGGACCCCGCTTGGGCTGTGGAGTGGATCGAACTTCCTCGGGGCCTCTCTCTATCTTCCTTGGGATCTGCTCGGACCCTCCGAGGCTGGAGCCGGTCCTCCCGCCCTTCCTCCGTGGACAGCCAGGACTTGCCAGAG GTGAATGTTGGAGACACAGTCGCGATGCTGCCCAAGTCCCGGAGAGCCCTAACTATCCAGGAGATTGCTGCGCTGGCCAGATCCTCCCTGCATG GTATTTCTCAGGTGGTGAAGGACCACGTGACTAAGCCCACTGCCATGGCCCAGGGCCGAGTGGCTCACCTCATTGAGTGGAAGGGCTGGAGCAAGCCAAGTGACTCGCCTGCTGCCCTGGAGTCAGCCTTTTCCTCCTATTCGGACCTCAGCGAGGGTGAACAAGAGGCTCGCTTTGCAGCAG GAGTAGCCGAGCAGTTTGCCATTGCAGAAGCCAAGCTCCGGGCATGGTCTTCAGTGGATGGTGAGGACTCCACCGATGAATCCTATGATGAGGACTTTGCTGGAGGAACTGACTCAG ATATGGCCGGGCAGCTGCCCCTGGGGCCCCACCTCCAGGACCTCTTCACTGGCCACCGATTCTCCAGGCCTGTGCGCCAGGGCTCTGTGGAGCCTGAGAGCGACTGCTCGCAGACCGTGTCCCCAGAGACCCTGTGCTCCAGTCTGTGCAGCCTGGAGGACGGGTTGCTGGGCTCCCCAGCCCGCCTGGCCTCCCAGCTGCTGGGCGATGAGCTGCTCCTCGCCAAACTGCCCCCCAGCCGGGAAAGTGCCTTCCGTAGCCTGGGCCCGTTGGAGGCCCAGGACTCGCTCTACAACTCGCCCCTCATGGAGTCCTGCCTTTCCCCCGCCGAGGAGGAGCCAGCCCCCCGCAAGGACTGCCAGCCTCTCTGCCCACCGCCAGTGGGCAGCTGGGAACGGCAGCGGCAAGCCTCTGATGTAGCTTCTTCTGGGGTGGTGTCCTTAGACGAGGATGAGGCAGAGCCGGAGGAACAGTGA
- the FAM131A gene encoding protein FAM131A isoform X1: MPMISVLGKMFLWQREGPGGRWTCQTSRRVASDPAWAVEWIELPRGLSLSSLGSARTLRGWSRSSRPSSVDSQDLPEVNVGDTVAMLPKSRRALTIQEIAALARSSLHGISQVVKDHVTKPTAMAQGRVAHLIEWKGWSKPSDSPAALESAFSSYSDLSEGEQEARFAAGVAEQFAIAEAKLRAWSSVDGEDSTDESYDEDFAGGTDSDMAGQLPLGPHLQDLFTGHRFSRPVRQGSVEPESDCSQTVSPETLCSSLCSLEDGLLGSPARLASQLLGDELLLAKLPPSRESAFRSLGPLEAQDSLYNSPLMESCLSPAEEEPAPRKDCQPLCPPPVGSWERQRQASDVASSGVVSLDEDEAEPEEQ, encoded by the exons ATGCCTATGATTTCTGTGCTGGGCAAAATGTTTCTGTGGCAGCGTGAAGGGCCTGGAGGACGATGGACTTGTCAGACAAGTCGCAGAG TGGCCTCGGACCCCGCTTGGGCTGTGGAGTGGATCGAACTTCCTCGGGGCCTCTCTCTATCTTCCTTGGGATCTGCTCGGACCCTCCGAGGCTGGAGCCGGTCCTCCCGCCCTTCCTCCGTGGACAGCCAGGACTTGCCAGAG GTGAATGTTGGAGACACAGTCGCGATGCTGCCCAAGTCCCGGAGAGCCCTAACTATCCAGGAGATTGCTGCGCTGGCCAGATCCTCCCTGCATG GTATTTCTCAGGTGGTGAAGGACCACGTGACTAAGCCCACTGCCATGGCCCAGGGCCGAGTGGCTCACCTCATTGAGTGGAAGGGCTGGAGCAAGCCAAGTGACTCGCCTGCTGCCCTGGAGTCAGCCTTTTCCTCCTATTCGGACCTCAGCGAGGGTGAACAAGAGGCTCGCTTTGCAGCAG GAGTAGCCGAGCAGTTTGCCATTGCAGAAGCCAAGCTCCGGGCATGGTCTTCAGTGGATGGTGAGGACTCCACCGATGAATCCTATGATGAGGACTTTGCTGGAGGAACTGACTCAG ATATGGCCGGGCAGCTGCCCCTGGGGCCCCACCTCCAGGACCTCTTCACTGGCCACCGATTCTCCAGGCCTGTGCGCCAGGGCTCTGTGGAGCCTGAGAGCGACTGCTCGCAGACCGTGTCCCCAGAGACCCTGTGCTCCAGTCTGTGCAGCCTGGAGGACGGGTTGCTGGGCTCCCCAGCCCGCCTGGCCTCCCAGCTGCTGGGCGATGAGCTGCTCCTCGCCAAACTGCCCCCCAGCCGGGAAAGTGCCTTCCGTAGCCTGGGCCCGTTGGAGGCCCAGGACTCGCTCTACAACTCGCCCCTCATGGAGTCCTGCCTTTCCCCCGCCGAGGAGGAGCCAGCCCCCCGCAAGGACTGCCAGCCTCTCTGCCCACCGCCAGTGGGCAGCTGGGAACGGCAGCGGCAAGCCTCTGATGTAGCTTCTTCTGGGGTGGTGTCCTTAGACGAGGATGAGGCAGAGCCGGAGGAACAGTGA